One genomic region from Flavobacterium lindanitolerans encodes:
- a CDS encoding aldose 1-epimerase family protein, with the protein MNIVLQNKELKATINTKGAELISLKRNAKEYIWEGNPNFWDKHSPILFPIVGTLKEGQYNYENKSYQLSRHGFARDNVFCVEETFKNKAVFSFRSSEETAKYYPFDFELKIIYTLEENYLTIKYEVTNNGNTKMPFSIGGHPAFALTDTFENYSLLFENDESLTCYSLENNLLSERTTVLKLSDHKLPLSYSLFEEDALIIKKLESKKIQILKNGKPYVEISLYDFPNLGIWTKNNAPFICLEPWHGYSDSIKSTGNLFEKEGILILSAKETFETSFRIKI; encoded by the coding sequence ATGAACATTGTTCTACAAAATAAAGAGCTAAAGGCTACCATCAATACAAAAGGGGCTGAATTAATTTCATTAAAGAGAAACGCTAAAGAATATATATGGGAAGGAAATCCTAACTTTTGGGACAAGCACTCTCCTATTTTATTTCCTATTGTAGGTACACTAAAAGAGGGGCAATATAACTATGAAAATAAGTCGTATCAATTATCAAGACATGGATTTGCGAGAGATAATGTGTTCTGTGTGGAGGAAACCTTTAAAAATAAAGCTGTATTTTCCTTTCGTTCGTCTGAAGAAACAGCAAAATACTATCCTTTTGATTTTGAATTAAAGATAATTTACACTCTGGAAGAGAATTATCTTACTATCAAATATGAAGTTACCAATAATGGCAATACAAAAATGCCTTTCTCCATAGGCGGTCATCCTGCCTTTGCGCTAACTGATACTTTTGAAAATTACTCGCTTCTTTTTGAAAATGATGAGTCGCTTACTTGCTATTCTTTAGAAAACAATTTGCTTTCTGAACGTACCACTGTATTAAAACTATCAGATCACAAACTGCCTCTGTCCTATTCTCTATTTGAAGAAGATGCCTTGATAATTAAAAAACTGGAATCGAAAAAAATCCAAATACTCAAAAACGGCAAGCCTTACGTGGAAATCTCTCTGTACGATTTCCCAAATCTTGGAATCTGGACAAAAAACAATGCGCCTTTTATCTGTTTGGAGCCTTGGCATGGCTATTCAGACTCTATAAAAAGTACGGGGAATTTATTTGAAAAAGAAGGAATACTAATTCTTTCTGCAAAAGAAACATTTGAAACCTCTTTCAGAATAAAAATCTAA